TCTATCATCCTTTCCTCTGAAGCATATTCAGACCTAACTATTCACGCCTGACTCTATCTTCTGAGCAATAAATTGTTTGAATCTTGTAAAATACCGCTCTGATGCTTCCCAGCGCCTAAGATCCAAATAGGGCATGTCCTGCTTGCCATATTGATCGGGCGGCTGATAATACCGGGAAACATAAGTTCCATTATCCAGTGTATAAAAATAATATGCTCCATCCGGTGTCTTGATTTCAATCCGACCATGCAGGAGGTCTCCGTCCTCGTCCGTATGCGCTTGACGGAAACTGTAGCATTTGGAGCCGTCCCAGAACCCGTCATCCACCTCTTCTTCCTCTTCCGAATATAATTCCTGAATTACGGGGTGTTGCAAAATATCTTCCACATACTGTACCTCAATGTTTCGTAAATAAAGCTCAGCCATATTCGCGCAGGTCAGCAACATCGTCCAGCAATCGCTAATCTCTGCTAGTTGTTCCTGAGACTCTTCTGAAATGTCCTCCCACTCAGAGCCTTCATCTATGGTTCTCCTCAACAAACCGACAGAATGATCTTGCTCCAGCCAAATATAATAGTGATGCCGGTTATCATTCATATACACGCTAAGATCCCGCTCTTCTCCGTCAGCATCTATATGCTCCAGTTGAACTTTGAAAAAAACGTCTTGCTCCCAAAATCTAAAAGACGGCTTGTCACTCGGCATTAAAATACACTGCGTCAACTTCAATATATTTTCCTCATTGATCGTGTTGTGGGTGAAATATAAATGAACAGCTTTCTTGTTAGTCGGGGATTCATTTATTTTTTTCAGTACGGAACGCCCTTCTTTAATTATGTTCACTAGTGTGCCAAAGGAAAAGTCGGCTTCCTCTTCCTCCTCTTCTACATCCAGAAAAACTTCATCGATTAACACCTCATGAATATCCACCGGAAGCTCCTGAAATACGCCGTCCCCTTCCCACACATTTACTAAGCAGGGAATCGATTTCTGTCCGTCAACTTTGATGCTGTACTCATCATCCTGAACTAAAGCCGCAGCGCTGAGATCACCTTTCACAATCGTTTCCCCATGATTGTAGGAGCCGCACAATATTTCCTCAATCATCAGATTGCCCGAAACATAAATTTCCTGACCGCCTACAGCTATATTTTTCGCACTCATATTACCGGTCACCATAAGTCCAATAGCACCGTCTGTTTCTTTGTTATAGAGATTGTCTACAGTAAAATTCCCATCTATAAAAATGATAATTACCTCTTTTTGTTGCGGAAAAGCCTGCTCCCAATCCAGATTAAGAGAAGGCAGTGTTAAATCCCCTTCATAATAAGCGGCAAGCCGCTCGTCACTGAAATCCTGGTAAAACTTCGCCCACCATGAGCCTTCCGGAAATTTATCTGCTAGTTGACTAATAGGAATGAATCGGAAAAGATTGCTCATAACATTATTTTCCCTTCATCTTTAAAATTTCCATTATTTTCTCATATGTAAAAATTAGGGTCAATCTTAACTTTAGGATTGATTCATCAAATAATCTACGGAGCGAAATCATAGGCACTACCAAATACATCAAAAAGAGCAACCCTTACATGAAGTATGGGTTGCTCTTACTTTTATGAAAAGAGATATCTTACCTGTATGTGCTACGATCCAGCTTATGATTATTTTTAGATCAATCAAGCTCCGCGTCTGCACATTCCGCCTCGAGCCTTGCAATGACCTCTAAGCGGGCTTGATCCGTGAAGCGAAGCACCTCATTTTCCTGTACGATTATCCCTTCCCGAATCCGCCCATCCAGCCAGTCGCTGATCCATCCGGGAGCATACCCGCCTTGACCGAACTCGCCGCCAAAAGCGATTATTGTCTCATATACATCCAGATATTGTTGACGGCTCGTATTCGGATAAGCCCTTGTGTACAGCCAGAACTGCACATCGTACATCAGAGTAGAAAGCTCATCCGCATGAAAGGAAAAGTGTCCTTTCTCTTGAACGATTCGGGTACAGACTTTTCGGATCTTCTGCTCAAGCTGGTCCACCTCAGGCACACGACTACACAGCTCCGCGAGCAAAGGTGAGAACTTGCCTACGGCTACTTTTCGCAGATCCTCTTCTTTATCTTCTTGAGAGGTATCATATTCCTCCTCACTCACCAGACCGCGGATAAACGTCTCGAAGTCTTGCGCCAGGAACGTAATCTCATAATCGTCTTCCTGATCCACATGAATCACCTCGGGTTCACCGTCCCTCCCGCAGTTCCGGTAATCCAGCATCACAACATCATGGCCTGCCGAAGGGCAGTCACAAATCACCACCCCGATGTCAGGATACCCCCACTCCTCAATCATGAACGGGCTTCCGAGATCGCCGCAGATTGAATAGCTTTTCTCGCGCCCAATGCCCATAATGCCTGTAATCGCAATATGATCCTCAGCCCATGAGGTCGCGTCCTCCGTCGGGTAACAAGTATTGTAAGGAACTCCCCCATTGTGCTGCTTCATCAGACGGATATAGGAGGCAGGAAGCTTGTAACCAAGCTCTTCTTCTACAGAAGCAATCAGTTCATCCGTAGGCGGATCAGAGACATATTCTCTTATTGCATAATCGCTATCGTCCCAAAATTCGGTGAAATCCATCCCTTCAAAAGGAGTTGCAGCCGTCCTCGAATCATTATGCGAATCTTTAATCACCCGTCTGGCTGCGGCGTGTTGTTCTTTGCGTAGCTTGCGCTGGCTAAAGTTCAGTAACATGGCCGTATTCTCGTTGTCAGGATCGAGATCATTGGCGATACCCAGCACTCTCACTGCTTCCTCATATCGGTTCAGATAATAGTAGGAATACCCTACACGAAAATGCC
This Paenibacillus sp. FSL R5-0345 DNA region includes the following protein-coding sequences:
- a CDS encoding SMI1/KNR4 family protein, which codes for MDKERIAQLAQWHEDDEHQKIVDTLMEISPEDRDYEAISSLARAYNNLGHYEEALEQFAMIAEQGQDDPLWHFRVGYSYYYLNRYEEAVRVLGIANDLDPDNENTAMLLNFSQRKLRKEQHAAARRVIKDSHNDSRTAATPFEGMDFTEFWDDSDYAIREYVSDPPTDELIASVEEELGYKLPASYIRLMKQHNGGVPYNTCYPTEDATSWAEDHIAITGIMGIGREKSYSICGDLGSPFMIEEWGYPDIGVVICDCPSAGHDVVMLDYRNCGRDGEPEVIHVDQEDDYEITFLAQDFETFIRGLVSEEEYDTSQEDKEEDLRKVAVGKFSPLLAELCSRVPEVDQLEQKIRKVCTRIVQEKGHFSFHADELSTLMYDVQFWLYTRAYPNTSRQQYLDVYETIIAFGGEFGQGGYAPGWISDWLDGRIREGIIVQENEVLRFTDQARLEVIARLEAECADAELD